caattgaagttggtttgctggagctgtgacaaaatcgtctatttttagaagggattgaaaagttattttagctagtaaatgccaaaagttctgacatggatacatgttaaattatgactttggtttcaagagtttttaaggtacgtaactgtggataacatgtggttggatcatcatctcgattgttcattatttgaagtgtcttcaggtatttcgaagggcttgaacacagattataatcgttaatatacatacgatgttctaacacagttttgaagttaaagtatagctttgaaagatgtaagaatctaagagtgatgatatcgtttataacttgaattgaattcggtgatttcaaaatcagaatatgtaattagatttttgaatgagtatggttgttttgatttctataaaagaatgtatattgttgtgaaagtagggagtataatggatgatttgctgaatcagattcaaagaatgtaacatattaattgtgaatttatatatctctcgggaattacctacccgttaaaaaaaatgtcacaattaatattttgtacaaaataattttattacagtctttatggaaatatatgtgtatatttcttcagatgtaatatagatttaatgagttaatattaaattaaactcacttgatttatggttaaggctaggatagataatttctaaactttagaaattacataatcgtcgtagaatgttttcccaatgaagttatgaatcaatacttcatcgttgtggtattccttagtatctacagggcgtatgacatcgatgctcatgggacagattgtgaagttgaggtttgcgatgcggttgttgtttgtggtggtaatggtactgttggtgttgctgatggtggtactgtttatgctgctggtgctgctgctggtgtttgtaacctttgcaccatattctccaaagccactaccccagcgcgaagctcgttgacttcttctattacaccagggtgattgtcggttcggacgagcggataaataaaatctagaatttggtgtagtatgtaatcgtgacgagatactctagaaataagagagaaaatggtgtttcggataggttcgccggtaagtgcttcaggttcttcgccaagagggcaatgtggtggatggaagggatcaccttcttcttgtctccaatgattaaggaggctacgaatccatccccaattcatccagaatagatgatgactaattggttgatccattccggtcacactgctttcagaacttgagtgggattccattttggaatccgagggacttgaactaatgacgaattccatttcgtacgattgaataaagaatttttcgatatgaaatgattttccggctatcgggtggtattctaattatatggagcaaaaggtttcatagattacggaggaatttacggaatatgtcaggcaaagtttacagtaacaaatacgctaagatatgaattagcagatacgctaagatatgaattttgtctatacactattcatgcaatcaatgcaataagatgtgtctagactaagaatgataagcaggtaatttccgacaagaatgatgagcaaaacttttgaaatgcagacacggtcgaagtccagactcactaatgcatcctaacgactatcagttagacacactaatgcagacctggttcgctaagaccaccgctctgataccaactgtagagacccgtcctaatccatctggacgaagtccatatcaattataaacgattcacaatagttggttacatcgcgaggaacttgacctctatatgatacattttacaaatattgcattcgtttttaaaaagacaatctttcattacatcgaaagttgacgacatgcataccacttcataatatatctaactataattgacttaataataatcttgatgaattcaacgactcgaatgcaacgtcttttgaaatatgccagaaatgactccatgtaatatctttaaagtgagcaaatgcacagcggaagatttctttcatacctgagaataaacatgctttaaagtgtcaaccaaaaggttggtgagttcattagtttaacataaataatcatttccatcattttaatagaccacaagatttcatatttccatttctcataaacatacgtcccatgcatagagacgaaaatatcattcatatggattgaacacctggtaaccgacattcacaatatgcatataagaatatccccatcattccgggatcctccttcggacatgatataaatttcgaagtactaaagcatccggtactttggatgaggcttgttgggcccgatagatctatctttaggattcgcgtcaattagggtgtctgttccctaattcttagagtaccagacttaataaaaaggggcatattcgatttcgataattcaaccatataatatagtttcgattacttgtgtctatttcgtaaaacatttataaaaattgcgcatgtattctcagcccaaaaatataaagggtaaaaaggcaaatgaaactcaccttagcagcacataaagtcgttcaccgaaactcggaataccaaataatcgtagatctcaacgtatcaatattgtgattcaatattgcaggaaagtacgtagacgcaacagagatgataaacactaggtttgacttgcgaacaatacccatgaatattacccataacctccatagctataacccatagtttccttagctctatcccgctcgaaaacccgttttgaaaataacttgctcatgacctcgtcgtagtattttatgtataaaactaataatactactactactaatactaataatacgattaataataataataatattaatcttaataataataataataatattaatataaataataataatagtaatatggaGTAACAAGTAAACGTGTATGTGTATGTGCTTTGTGATTCACGaagccaaaataataataatgggacAGACATATATATAGAGAATGAATTGCAACATGCCAACTGCCATTTTGTTCTTGTCCAAGACTACTATTTTTCCAGTTTCAACTCAATTATAAACGGAGTATTTAATTAGTTAACTTTCTAtctctgttgcaaaacaccccgtctcgacggtttggtgactagcccgtcccgtctcgaagaaaaccgtctaatatgacagtcaacggtcaaaactcgggtcaaagttgaaaaaaatcggGCCAAAGTTGGTCAAAATTCAGAACAGCCAGAAAATCGGTAAATCGGTGAAAtatatcgtattttagtttgaaattttttttgtattaaattaacgatgatAGCAATTATGGGTGCAAATTAATCAATTGAagtttttagctttaaaatatgtgtacatatatgcatttttatacttatatatttaaaagtaaaCTTTGGTCAACATCCGTCTCGACCCCCGCCTCGACCCCGTCTTGAACGTCTTGACCTTTTTAGGacacgaccgtctcgaccccgtctcacgtcttttgtaACCTTGCTTTCTATCATGCTATCATGAAAGTCGCtacgaaaaaaaaatattaatttcagtttttgtttgtttttttttttttttcaaagaccCACATTCACGTGAGTAGTAATATGATTTAACATATCTCACCTTTTTGACAAAATTGACCTACCCTCATTTTCTATATAGACTCCGTAGTATACTTTACTTTAAAAATatcaaatttaataaaataaataaattaaagatAAAGATAAAAAAAATGCGCGGGTTCATTTACTTTTAAAGATCTCAAGTGATCACATCTGAAAGTGTCTCCATCATGTACAAATAATATGCattctattatttatttattttttattaaattGTTAAGCATTAGATAATTTAAAGTTCATATTTCATATCTAGAGCTTAATTAAAATTTGATACCTAATGGACAACTCAATTTGTCCGGCCTGTGTCCTCCGTCCCAAATAAAATAaggatataataattttattaatatggaTTAATATATATGTTATGTGTGTTTTTGAGGTGTCCTCAACTAGAAATATATACTCATTAATCCCACGTGCCATAACAATTATTTCTAGTTTTGTTTCACCCGTGAAGTTTACATGTTTTATCCtagagtcttttttttttttttttttaatatttcaaATTTTATTCCACCTATAATCTATGTAGATAACTTTGAATAAATATAGTAGATATCATTTCAAACTAAACACTACCCTATGGAAGTAGTTTGTCTATTGTAAGGGATAACACAACCATTATACAACAATAAAAATAATACCTAATAAATGATGTGTTAAGATAAAATTTTATGTTCTTTAAAATATACGTATTCTAATGAAATAGGTTTAAATGATATTAAAGGCTAGTTATGAATTATTTTAACTCCTTTTCTTGAATTGTAACTAGTCAAGATATAACTATGAGACTATTAAGATTCAATTCAATATATACATTAAAGCATTAAACTTCTTAAATATGAGAGTATTTATTTACGATGTCTTTTAAAAGCTATTGGTTACAAGAAAGTATTAAagcagaaattatatgtatatatttcaacaatttgttatatcatatatttatatataaatatctatctacaattaatagttcgtgaatcatcagacaaatgggtggtcaattgtttgtgtaaaattcatttcaaaagttttaaaacttggcaAAATTCATTGCttctcgtgtcgaaaatattaaatcatatgaagattaagtttaaatttggtcagaaatttccaggtcatcacaatgTTCACTTAAAGGAAAATGTTCTCTAGTCTGTTTAGCCTTATGACAAATTTCACAAGGTTCATGACTATTAAATCCTTGCAAATTTAAATCATTTTTAAGAACATGTAACACTTGGTCTACAGGATGACCAAGTCTGTCATGCCATACAGTTTTAGACAACAAACAAGTCATATCATTATTTGAAAAACAACTATTACCTTTAGCACAATTATTGAAAAAATATAAGCCATCAAGCTGATTACCAGTCACAACAGTTTTCATTGCTTTTAAGTCCTGAATATAACATTTGTTTTTATCAAAACTCACAAATAAATCATCATCTTTAGCAATACAATACACAGAAAGAAGGCTAACACGATATTCAGGAACAATCAGCACATCATGTAAAACAAAGTCTTTTGTTAACCTTAAATCTCCAATTTTACTTATTTTAGCCTTAGTTCCATTAGGATGATTAACAGTTAGATTCAAATCCTTAACATCAACAACTTTTTCAAGATTTTCTTCACTACTTGTCATGTGCTGATTAGCTCCCGAATCTTTGATCCAACCATAATTAATATTGGTTTTTGAATACACTTGATTTGCTTTGAAAAATTTACAAATATTAGAATTAAAATAAACATTTAGATTCATATAACCACCTGACATATTAGAAACAGTAGATGAACCAATATTTTTATCATCAAGTAAGCACAATAATCTTGAAAGTTGTTCATTGGTTATAGACACATTGGAGGTGAAAGCACTGGAAGTTGTAGCATTACCCTCAGAAACAACATTGTAAGATTTAGAATTAGTTTGCTGATTAAAAGATCTTCTTTTAAAATTAGGAGGATAACCAACAACTTCAAAACATTTGTCAACAGTATGATTAGTCAATCCACACTTAGTACATTTCATATTATTATTTCTAGGTGGATATCCTATAATCTCAAAGCATCTATCAATAGTGTGATCTGTTCTAAGACATTTTTTACATTTCAAATCAGTTTGAACAGCAGAGTTTTTTGGTTTATTACTAAAAAATGCAGCAGTCTCAGTAACAGGTTTTTTATCATTGAAATTCCTATGTGATTCTTCTCTAGACACAATTGAAAAAGCAGATTTAACAGAAGGTAATGGATCGATAGATAATATATTACTTCTAAGATCaacatatatatcatcaagacccaTTAGAAACTGCATTAGCTTTAAATGATTATTATGTTCTTGTCTAGATTTTTCAGCATCACATTTACAATTAGGCAGTTTGCATAAAATATCATATTGTTTCCAAAGAGAATTCAATTTATGATAATATTCAGACACAGAACTACCACCTTGAGTTAAACAATTAATTTTCAGATACAAATTAAACATAACAGAACCATCCATCTTATCATAAGTTTCTTTTAACTCATCCCAAACCACAAAAGCAATTTTAGAATAGATTTGACCATAATAAAGCTCATCAGAAATAGAACCCAAAATCCATGATAAAACAACTGCATTACATCTTTCCCATTGATTTGCTAATGTATCATTAGATTCAGGTTTCTTTAATGTTTTATCTATAAAACccattttatttttaatttgtaaaGCTAATTCCATTGCACATGCCCAAGATTTGTAGTTTTCAGTTCCCTTTAGTTTAAAATTTATTAAAGGTGTACTAGTGATATCACTAGCATGTAGATATAAAGGGTCACCAAAATCCAATTTGCTTATCATGGTCAAATCACCAGAACCAGAAGAATCATCCTCAGTCATGATGATAAACAATTATATAAACACACAAACAAGCAGCAGAGTAAAAAACAGAAAATATTAAACAATAAATCCTAAACAATAGCTGTGTATGAACCAGGATATCACAATTCTCAAGGGAATTATGACCAAGGCAAGAACACAAGATTGTCTCTTCTACAAGGTAAACAAGAAAGTTAGAACATAAAAAAACAAGATAAAGAAGGGTAAGAGGTAACCGATCAATCACAAGTGATTGATGATGCAGCGGAAGATTGACAAGAAAATATGAAGATGATGAACTCCAGAGAAACAGACGATCACCAAACCTTAACCCTAATttgtgaaattagggttttagtacCAAACACCAGATCTGAAGATACCAAATCAACACACGTGTATTTGAACACAACCAGAAACCAATTGATAACCAGATTCAACAAAATCAGATAAATCTCAAATAAGAAACCCTAAACAAATTTCCTCGAACACCAAAAgatgaaatcaaagaacaaatcaCCACGAACGAACACGCCGCTCGGATACCATGAACAAATTGTAGTATGAATTAAACAATAACACAAGATCAGACACCTCAAATCAACACAAATTATTTTAACACTTTTATAACACCTTGAATAATTGAAACCACAACTATTACAGAAACCAGTACACTTATTGCAATCAAGATGATTAGCAATATAAACGAATGAGTGAATAATCAGAGAATGATATCTAGGGTTTCATAATCAGGAGAATAATAGAGAGAATGATAATGAAGAATGTGTTGAATGACTGCACCAGCAACCCTAGATGAGCTTAAATACATCCAACTTTCAGCAAATGACCACCAAGCCCCTGAAGTCCCAATAACCGACTTTAAGCTTAAAAAAAAACTTGAGCTGCAAGCACCAAAGTTCTAGAAATTGCACTTTGACCACCTGCACATTCTTAACCAACAAAATAACtaacaaaacataaaaaaaaaccataATTAGATTGATACATTTTAATACAGTTCATCTAACTCATCAACTTAGTAACGGCAAAAATGTGAGGTTCTTTCTATCCATGGTTGAGAGGAAGTGTAGGAAGGTGTCTCTCATGTCGAAGGTGAATGTCGTATACCGTGACGTGTGGTAATCGTGTTACTTCGTATATGTTTTTAAACTTTCCAGAAGAGTGGTTTCGAACTGACTGCTGGAAATTACTCGAGAGATACGGTGTGGTTAAGGATGTGTATTTGGCTAGGAAAAGATTGTTGAGCGGGCAGCGTTTTGACTTCATAAGATTTGAAGAAGTTCGTGATGTTGACAGCTTCGCTAAAATTTTAAATTCCATACAAATAAACAGAAGGTGGATTCGTGTTTTTAAAGTAATAGAGAGAAAACAAGGTGTTGATGATATTTCCGGTACGAAAGTTGACAGGAATGATGGTTTCCCGTCTACTATCAGGAACCCTGCTTCGCCAACATCATTGAGATGGGGTGATATATCATTTGTGGAGGCAGTTAAGGGGAGTAAACAGTCCTCTACCGAGAAGCATTATCCGCATTGTGATCATAGGTCTTCCAGCGAAGTAAGTTCCATTGAAATCAAGGTTGGTGGCAAAGCTCTCGTGTTTAATCTCCCTGAATCCGTGAGCAATCACAACTTCGTGTTTAGCTATACCAAAGATCGGCTCTCCTGGACTTTGATCGAAGTTAATGGAAAACCTTATGATGTATCAGTTGGAGATGACAAGAAAAATTCTATCGAGTTAGATTTGAATTATAAAGATGCATTGGTCCAATCGTCTTGTAACGAGGCTTCTCGTGATATCTCCGACAACAAATTAACCAACTCGTATGAACACAATGATGGAAATGTCTCCAGATCTTTAAAAACTGATTTTTATGGGCTGGAAAAAAATAAGGAGACTTGTGATAATGTGGATAGTGATGAGTCTCCAGCTCACCTGTTTTCACAAAAGTCAAAAAGTAGGGCTGGAAAAAATTATTTTGTCGATGAGCCTTCTCTTTTTCGTGAGCCCAATAAATCCGGTGATAATAACTTGTCACATGGGCCTAGTGGATCATTTACTGATAATGCTCACTTGAGTAATTGTATGTTGAACTCAGTTACTCATGTTGATGATGTTGAGAAAGTAAATTCAGTTGAGCCTAATGACTTTGGGCCACCTAAAGAGGAGGATAAATTTAATTCTGACTCTTCTCATTTATGGGCTCAAAGAATTAAAGGTTGATTATGTGAAAGATAACAACAATTCGCGAGATTTAAACAATGTTTTCCCGAGTTGTAGTAATGGTTGTGAGATATCCAAGGGGGAGGATGTCACTTTCAAAAAAGTAAAGTGTGAAATGCATAGTCAGAATTTAAACGGAAAAGTTAGGGTGTCAACAATAAATCCAAAGTCATTTTttggttgtaaaaaaaaaaaaatattaatatttaaacacCACCTATTTAACTACGTTATGGAGAAAAAACGGAAGAGAAGAAAAAATGATCGTGATTAATGTAGATGGTTCGAGCAGGCTATAATTAAAAGGGTGATCGCGGGTTTGAAATATGCGGAAAATGGCGTTGTTAGTTTTCGTGGCTCATAGGTTCTGTTTTGCTTTGAAGGCTCGAATATAGTGTTGTAGGTGTGTGTTGTTTGTGTTGATTTTATGTCATGTAGGTTGTTGTGTTGTTTTGTTTGGTCGCGTTCCTTGTATTGTTTCGCGTAttgtctagcttcttgctagtttatTAATATATAGTATATACGAGTAAAatttttgtctttaaaaaaaaaaataaaaaaaatagggaGTATTTAAGAATTTGTATAGGTACTACTCAAATTTTAATATTATTTGAGATGAGATATTAGATTTTATAGATAAGGGCTTAAAGATTAAATTCACATTTTATGAATATGGTAACCAGATTATCGTAAAAAAGAATTAGGAACATGGGAGAAAGATacattaaaattttatttatttgttaaaaaaagaATTATTTGTCACGGAAGACATCGACTATTAAAAGACATGATATTGGCACATTAATATTTATGCATGTTTGTCGAAACACGAAATACATTGCGTAAGATATTAACTAATTTTTTATTAAGTTGGATATATAAATTTCTTCACGGCGAGTATAAAACGTTGTTTGAACAATAGGATAGGAGACCAAACCTTAACATTCTTACTTTAGATGTTTAAGTTGACCGCACTTGTACGGTACATGTAATATGTAAACTAAACAGTTCATGCAAAATATATAGTAGGAAAATTTgagaattaaaattaaatttatatgTTAATTATTCATAAATGAATTTGCTTGACCACACTCTTTTCTACACATACATATTGGATGAGGTATTCCTGTCCACTCGACTTTACAATATCCATCCACGCAGCCGTGCTTTCTGATCATTCCTACAAAAGGGTTCTAAGCAACCTCCTCCCATTGATTCAGCATCACATAAATTATTTGGGCCCACCCTATTTTCACCTGAAATTTATATAAACAAAATACACTTATTTTAACAAGAAACACATACTTATACTTATTATTTGTAAAGTGAAAACAAAATGTGTATCAAAAACTACCTTGACATATAATAACTAGAAACAATATTAGAAGTGTTTTGTATATGACCTCCATTGTTACTATATGAAATAGATGTGATACAATTGGATCTTATATAAAGGCCACATGGTAATAAATACTTTTTACGTTTCACAATTAAATTAATTACactaatttattttatatatatatatatatatatatatatatattaatacacttttatatttttatgttagtattaattaatgttattaatgaCTATATATATTTGTAGGGTATTGTACTTTATTACTAGAATTTTATTTAAAGGTATTGGGTAATAAATAAATGTTTttatattacaaattataattatGGTACATTACACTATCctattatagtttttattatttaacattattatatattatatatttttgatgATGTTAtaccaaattaattaataataaaattctgGAAATCTAGTTGGTGTTATGAAGGAGTAAAATATCAAAAGTttaaaaagtaatattattatttactataAATGATTTTATAATCAGGAATAATATATCAATATTCGTTAAAAGTGATTTTATTATTCATAAATTTAGTTAACCTTTTTGAGAAACTAATAGCTAATATTTATCAGTTTGTTTTTATTCTAGACGTAAAATAAAAATTTTCTTGTAAAAAGTAGTCTATATTTATCGAAAGTTATTATTCTTACAAGGAATCCCTATCCCTATCCTTATACTATACATtataataaagtaaaaaaaaaagataCATTTAAATTTTTCCCCTAATCTCAACTATTGAATCAAGGAAATTGATGTAATTATAACTCAAAGTACCAAATCATACCTTCCGATATTTGCCCCTACATAACCCAAAACACGGGCAATTAAAATTAAAACCTTACAGAATACAGTTTAGTAATCGACACATACAGTCGCGAAAGGTAATCGACACC
The window above is part of the Rutidosis leptorrhynchoides isolate AG116_Rl617_1_P2 chromosome 1, CSIRO_AGI_Rlap_v1, whole genome shotgun sequence genome. Proteins encoded here:
- the LOC139844910 gene encoding uncharacterized protein, producing the protein MTEDDSSGSGDLTMISKLDFGDPLYLHASDITSTPLINFKLKGTENYKSWACAMELALQIKNKMGFIDKTLKKPESNDTLANQWERCNAVVLSWILGSISDELYYGQIYSKIAFVVWDELKETYDKMDGSVMFNLYLKINCLTQGGSSVSEYYHKLNSLWKQYDILCKLPNCKCDAEKSRQEHNNHLKLMQFLMGLDDIYVDLRSNILSIDPLPSVKSAFSIVSREESHRNFNDKKPVTETAAFFSNKPKNSAVQTDLKCKKCLRTDHTIDRCFEIIGYPPRNNNMKCTKCGLTNHTVDKCFEVVGYPPNFKRRSFNQQTNSKSYNVVSEGNATTSSAFTSNVSITNEQLSRLLCLLDDKNIGSSTVSNMSGGYMNLNVYFNSNICKFFKANQVYSKTNINYGWIKDSGANQHMTSSEENLEKVVDVKDLNLTVNHPNGTKAKISKIGDLRLTKDFVLHDVLIVPEYRVSLLSVYCIAKDDDLFVSFDKNKCYIQDLKAMKTVVTGNQLDGLYFFNNCAKVKILRSDNGSEFVNSRMNSFTHKNGIVHQTTCAYTPQQNGIAERKHRHLLNVARALMFQGGIPLDLWVECVLIATYLINRLTSSILSGKCPYELVYNKKPCLSHLRVFGCLAFATILDSKDKFGSRSEKCALIGYSNQKKGYKLFSFDKKMFVFSRDVKFYENIFSFKSKVQIIDESNVLIDLNILNFFDNFFNENQNSQSPNDEGKEGTDYCDGSVELNLSSQKDTRVDLLPATQNADQPIPEGTLQNQNQNQNPNPTQEVHVNVRRSTRKTNMPSKFGDYVVNNNVKYSLNMFISYANLSYENKCFTSSLNKSIEPNTYWEACKDPKWVEAMNYEMEALHRNGTWIVTDLPPNREPIGCKWIYKIKYKSNGEIDRYKARLVAKGFSQREGIDFDETFSPVVKMTTVRCLVSLAVQNNWELFQLDINNAFLYGDLEEDVYMTSFRLL